The genomic window TTGCGCTTTTCCAAGAAGAACGGATAGAAACCATGATGGAGATAATCTTGGAAATAAGCCATCGGCCTTACGACCGAGCAAATACGTTTGGCGATTTCCTGATGATTCTCTACTACCTCATCGAACGTGTACGCGGAAAACTGGTTCCCCGACATCAAGTTCAAGAACTCACGGAACGAGAACCCCCTGAGGTTATACGATACCACCTTGCCGGACAAGTCCGGGTTCTCCTCTTTCAGACGCATCACCGACGAGCCGGAGAAAACGATCTTCAAGTCCTCGAAATTATCATAGCAATACCGCAACTCTCTCGACCAGTTGGAATACTTAAACACTTGGTCTATCAACAACACCTTTCCGCCTTTAGCCCGAAACTCGGCGGCGAAATCAACGAGTGTGCGTTCCGTAAAATAGAAATGATTTAAATTAATGTATAAGCATTCCTTATTATCGGCACCAAAATATTCACGGGCATAGTCTAACAAGAAAGTGGTCTTTCCGACTCCTCGCGAACCTTTAATACCGATCAACCGATCCTCCCAATTGATCTCATCCATCAATCCCCTTCGTACCGGAGAATACAGATGCTCTACCAGATATTTATGTGTTTTAAAGAATGCTTCCACCTACATAATTGGTAATTGAAAATTTGGAATTACCGATGCAAAGATAAACATCTTTTCTCATTTGCAATGCGGAGATTGCAATTTTATTGCAAAAAGTAAAGTTCAAACTAACAATTGCCTATCAACGTATTCTGTCTCGTAAAGACGGAGCGCACTCCAGTCCTTACGAAACAAAAGATATTATTCAATGATCGAGATCCATCCGTAAGTATCCGGCTCGTCGCCATACTGGATGGCACGTAGCTTATGATATAGTTTCTCGCAAACAGGACCCGGTTTGCCATCTTTGGCGATAACAAAAGATTTGTTCTCGTCCAAATCGTCGATTTGCGAGATCGGGGCGATAACCGCGGCGGTACCACACTCGGCAGCCTCGTCGAATGTAGCGATCTCCTCGAAAGGAACCGGACGACGCTCTACCGTCAAGCCCATATCCTCGGCCAATTGCTGCAAGCTCTTGTTCGTGATCGAAGGCAAGATCGAGTGGGATTGCGGAGTGATATAGCTATTGCCACGGATTCCGAAGAAGTTAGCCGGACCGCACTCA from Parabacteroides distasonis ATCC 8503 includes these protein-coding regions:
- a CDS encoding ATP-binding protein — translated: MEAFFKTHKYLVEHLYSPVRRGLMDEINWEDRLIGIKGSRGVGKTTFLLDYAREYFGADNKECLYINLNHFYFTERTLVDFAAEFRAKGGKVLLIDQVFKYSNWSRELRYCYDNFEDLKIVFSGSSVMRLKEENPDLSGKVVSYNLRGFSFREFLNLMSGNQFSAYTFDEVVENHQEIAKRICSVVRPMAYFQDYLHHGFYPFFLEKRNFSENLLKTMNMMLEVDVLYIKQIEQSYLPKLRKLLYLLATSAPCTPNVSQLSKDIETSRATVMNYIKYLTDARLMNMLYPVGESFPKKPSKVYMYNSNLMYPIRPMEVNAGAVRESFFYNQLLKDNKLNEGIKNAHFLVNTMYNFRIEENMKVKNNPDMYYAVDKTEIGEGNMIPLWLFGFLY